One Campylobacter concisus DNA window includes the following coding sequences:
- a CDS encoding LPS-assembly protein LptD: MRKILFLVPVCILNLSAAVQDVQLLADDVKQDKGIVTANKNVVVYSQDYLVTADCAVYDQNNSVIELFGNVNMMKGKSEVSRSNYAKLNLKNNDTAFESLFMMNKDMEVWMRSDESSSDSEYYRVKKAMVSSCNVQDPDWSITSSSAMLNKQSKFLHLFNPVFRIANVPVFYLPYFGFSTDTTRRTGLLPPELGYGKSEGFYYKQPIYFAPYNEWDFELDPQIRTNRGAGIYGAFRFTESPDSRGEISFGSFTDKNSYQAKQKGETSNKAELKNKTHKGIGLKYERDKLIRYLSEADLQEGIWIDATKLNDIDYLNLKGRDDDYDSLVTSKFNYFIASDDHYFGAYAKYYIDTEKIGSKNENKDTLQELPSLQYHKFTDDIVLPNILYSLDLQSHRYDRKIGVRATQYEFTLPASVHVPLLDDSLTFSFYEYLYASRINYENKINSFDDKREDKHTNFVNNYHKFALHTDLAKAYESFYHTLNFGAEYLLPGYRKGNLDDEFIYDKNLNEYENFLTQEQSKEEISGYLTQYFFNSNGRKIIKHSISQGYYTKEDEYSNLKNAIYLYPFENLSLYNKLEYSHKSKELKKIQSGFSYTNDLFWLNMLHTMKKNDSKIKNSATKDSYFTSGLGVKLPHQYSLIGGWQYDIERSYTKSWRVGVLHQRKCWNYGIIYQQDVEPTTTINGSASTRKNGIYFTINFYPMGGLHYDFSQSSTKSSAN; this comes from the coding sequence ATGCGTAAAATTTTATTTTTAGTTCCGGTTTGTATTTTAAATCTAAGTGCAGCTGTGCAAGATGTGCAGCTTTTGGCTGATGATGTAAAGCAAGATAAAGGCATCGTAACGGCTAATAAAAATGTTGTTGTGTATTCACAAGATTATCTTGTGACAGCTGATTGTGCTGTGTATGATCAAAATAATTCGGTTATCGAGCTATTTGGTAACGTCAATATGATGAAGGGCAAAAGTGAAGTCTCTCGCTCAAACTATGCAAAGCTAAATTTAAAAAATAATGACACTGCTTTTGAATCGCTTTTTATGATGAATAAAGACATGGAAGTATGGATGAGAAGCGATGAGAGCAGCTCTGACAGTGAGTACTATAGAGTAAAAAAAGCGATGGTTTCAAGCTGTAATGTTCAAGATCCTGACTGGAGTATCACCTCAAGCTCAGCTATGCTAAATAAACAAAGCAAATTTTTACATCTTTTTAATCCAGTCTTTCGTATAGCTAATGTGCCAGTTTTTTATTTGCCATATTTTGGTTTTTCAACAGATACCACAAGAAGAACAGGTCTTTTGCCGCCTGAGCTTGGATACGGAAAATCTGAAGGTTTTTATTACAAGCAGCCGATTTATTTTGCACCTTATAATGAGTGGGACTTCGAGCTTGATCCGCAGATAAGAACAAACAGAGGTGCTGGAATTTATGGTGCGTTTAGATTTACTGAGTCGCCTGATTCAAGGGGCGAAATCAGCTTTGGCTCATTTACTGATAAAAACAGCTACCAAGCCAAGCAAAAAGGAGAGACTTCAAATAAGGCCGAACTAAAAAATAAAACACATAAAGGCATTGGACTAAAATACGAAAGAGATAAGCTTATAAGATACCTTAGCGAAGCAGATTTACAAGAGGGAATTTGGATAGATGCAACGAAGCTAAATGATATAGATTATTTAAATTTAAAGGGCAGAGATGATGATTATGATTCGCTTGTAACTTCTAAATTTAACTATTTCATCGCAAGTGACGATCATTATTTTGGTGCTTATGCAAAATACTACATAGATACTGAAAAAATTGGCTCAAAAAATGAGAACAAAGACACGCTTCAAGAGCTTCCATCGCTTCAGTATCATAAATTTACAGATGATATTGTCTTGCCAAATATCTTATATTCACTCGATCTTCAGTCACATAGATATGATAGAAAAATAGGCGTTAGAGCGACTCAGTATGAATTTACACTTCCAGCTTCAGTGCATGTGCCACTGCTTGATGATAGTTTAACGTTTTCATTTTACGAGTACCTATACGCTTCAAGAATAAATTACGAGAATAAGATAAATTCATTTGATGATAAAAGAGAAGATAAGCATACAAATTTTGTAAATAATTACCATAAATTTGCCCTTCACACTGACCTTGCAAAAGCGTATGAAAGCTTTTATCACACTCTAAATTTTGGAGCTGAATACCTACTACCAGGCTATAGAAAAGGAAATTTAGATGATGAGTTTATCTATGATAAAAATCTAAATGAGTATGAAAATTTCTTGACTCAAGAGCAGAGTAAGGAAGAAATTTCTGGTTATTTGACTCAGTATTTCTTTAACTCTAATGGTAGAAAGATTATAAAACATAGTATTTCTCAAGGATATTACACAAAAGAAGATGAATATTCGAATTTAAAAAATGCTATCTATCTATATCCATTTGAAAATTTAAGCCTTTATAATAAGCTTGAGTATTCACACAAGAGCAAAGAGCTTAAAAAGATACAAAGTGGATTTTCATACACAAATGATTTATTTTGGCTAAATATGCTTCACACTATGAAGAAAAATGATAGCAAAATAAAAAATAGCGCAACAAAAGATAGCTATTTTACAAGCGGTCTTGGAGTAAAATTACCTCATCAATACAGCCTTATTGGCGGCTGGCAATATGATATTGAGCGAAGCTACACAAAAAGCTGGAGAGTTGGTGTGCTTCATCAAAGAAAATGCTGGAATTACGGGATAATTTATCAACAAGATGTAGAGCCAACAACAACAATAAACGGCTCAGCGTCAACTAGAAAAAATGGTATCTATTTCACGATAAATTTCTATCCAATGGGCGGTTTGCACTATGACTTTTCGCAAAGCAGCACAAAATCGAGTGCCAACTAA
- a CDS encoding YbgA family protein, translating to MRHKDTRIECEELWAKNKYFVLSKSHKAYLEIRAYLREKELDVVWLNEKIQETRDMKESKKDFSNAILHIWGYFKKDASTIEKQVLFDILNGYMEGENSQKVVIEYINTLLKKYPNEYLEKSTLLTGEKYETMA from the coding sequence ATGAGACACAAAGATACAAGAATAGAATGTGAAGAGTTATGGGCAAAAAATAAATATTTTGTACTAAGCAAATCGCATAAAGCATATTTGGAGATAAGGGCGTATTTGAGGGAAAAAGAACTGGATGTTGTATGGCTAAATGAAAAAATACAGGAAACAAGAGATATGAAGGAGAGCAAAAAAGATTTTAGTAATGCCATTCTTCATATATGGGGATATTTTAAAAAAGACGCAAGTACGATTGAAAAACAGGTATTATTTGATATATTAAATGGATATATGGAAGGGGAAAATAGTCAGAAGGTTGTAATTGAATACATTAACACTTTACTAAAGAAATACCCTAATGAATATTTAGAAAAATCAACCTTGTTAACAGGAGAAAAATATGAGACTATGGCATGA
- a CDS encoding TIGR02328 family protein — MRLWHEKLIHLLPKSQLLGQHRECCALRGNGWKKKHKTVDYVFSYSPYHLFIYHVLVMEEMEKRGYKVSAEWKDKNYRGRTAEKYDNLKEEIISSPIYKEHNIEYLADCIENLRNKGIHLKV; from the coding sequence ATGAGACTATGGCATGAAAAACTTATCCACTTATTGCCCAAAAGTCAGCTTCTTGGGCAACATAGGGAATGTTGTGCTCTGAGGGGCAATGGATGGAAAAAGAAACATAAAACTGTGGACTATGTGTTTTCATATTCTCCGTACCATCTTTTTATTTACCATGTATTGGTTATGGAGGAGATGGAAAAAAGAGGATATAAAGTTTCTGCGGAATGGAAAGATAAAAATTATAGAGGAAGGACAGCAGAAAAGTACGATAATCTTAAAGAGGAAATTATAAGCAGTCCAATTTACAAAGAGCACAATATCGAATATCTAGCTGATTGCATAGAAAATTTAAGAAACAAAGGTATACATTTAAAAGTATAG
- a CDS encoding multidrug effflux MFS transporter yields the protein MKKENSKLFLLLFLGALSAFGPFVTDLYLPALPAITEWFKTSVTATQLTITTSMAGLAIGQLIVGPISDKFGRKLPLTISLIVYTISTIFIFFAQNIQFFIFMRIIQGLASAGSLVISRAVVSDLYKGHEMIKFFSLMMVVNGLAPILSPIGGSFLLKFTDWSGIFMALTIIGILLFIANFYFKESLSQSNRLKMPLLVTYSVFGKILRKKKFMLFVSIQTFAMGAMFAYIAVSSFIFQDFYSLSPVSYSFCFAANGLGIVIGARLASLLNERKALKTGVFGILFASILIAFMLCFKFEVVGVIIAFFLLLLFMGFILPTASSLAMNEGREYAGSASAVLGFCPFFLGGIVSPLVGLGDIFYSTSIVILACTLLAFTSFVRLKRVA from the coding sequence ATGAAAAAAGAAAATTCCAAACTATTTTTGTTGCTATTTTTAGGTGCTCTCTCTGCCTTTGGACCATTTGTGACAGATCTTTATTTGCCAGCACTTCCGGCTATTACTGAGTGGTTTAAAACAAGCGTCACAGCTACACAATTAACGATCACGACATCGATGGCAGGCTTAGCCATAGGTCAGCTCATAGTTGGTCCAATAAGCGATAAATTTGGCCGGAAACTGCCCCTTACCATCTCACTCATCGTCTATACGATAAGTACGATTTTTATATTTTTTGCACAAAATATCCAGTTTTTTATCTTTATGCGCATCATTCAAGGGCTAGCAAGTGCTGGCAGTTTGGTTATTTCAAGGGCTGTTGTGAGCGACCTTTATAAGGGTCATGAAATGATTAAATTTTTTAGTCTTATGATGGTTGTAAATGGCCTTGCTCCGATACTTTCACCAATTGGCGGTAGTTTTCTACTTAAATTTACCGACTGGAGTGGCATCTTTATGGCACTTACTATCATTGGTATCTTGCTTTTTATCGCAAATTTTTATTTCAAAGAGAGCTTAAGTCAGTCAAATCGCTTAAAAATGCCTTTACTAGTGACTTATAGTGTTTTTGGCAAAATTTTAAGAAAGAAAAAATTTATGCTTTTCGTAAGCATTCAGACATTTGCGATGGGCGCGATGTTTGCTTATATCGCGGTATCGTCATTTATATTTCAGGATTTTTACTCGCTAAGCCCAGTAAGCTACAGCTTTTGTTTTGCGGCAAATGGTCTAGGCATAGTCATAGGAGCTAGGCTAGCGAGCTTGCTAAATGAGCGAAAAGCCCTAAAAACAGGCGTATTTGGTATTTTGTTTGCAAGTATTTTAATAGCATTCATGCTTTGCTTTAAATTTGAAGTGGTCGGCGTCATCATCGCATTTTTCTTGCTGCTGCTTTTTATGGGATTTATCCTGCCAACAGCCTCCTCACTAGCGATGAATGAGGGTAGGGAGTATGCGGGCTCGGCTTCGGCGGTGCTTGGATTTTGCCCATTTTTCTTAGGAGGCATTGTCTCGCCACTAGTTGGGCTTGGCGATATATTTTACTCGACATCTATTGTCATTTTAGCCTGCACGTTGCTTGCTTTTACATCATTTGTGAGGTTAAAAAGAGTTGCGTAA
- a CDS encoding cupin domain-containing protein, with protein MSQIYSLTKDTNIVEKSVVSKRLFQNKNASVDIYAFDEGEELDHEMLFIDSLAWVIDGEAQLEYGKKQMKLGYDEACLIEAKTWRKLKFTKKTKYLLIDFKEDLMIDHLPKAAIFSLVDAVEYEKGKIVSKTLVKNENGSMSLLSFDTDQELSTHAAPGDALLIALDGEMKLTIGDEHFDIKKGDTIVLPGKIPHGLKIKDKFKMLLIVTKDKM; from the coding sequence ATGAGTCAAATTTATAGTCTCACCAAAGATACAAATATAGTTGAAAAAAGCGTCGTTAGTAAAAGGCTCTTTCAAAATAAAAATGCAAGCGTCGATATATACGCATTTGACGAAGGTGAGGAGCTAGACCACGAGATGCTTTTTATAGATAGCCTTGCCTGGGTGATAGACGGCGAAGCGCAGCTCGAGTATGGCAAAAAGCAGATGAAGCTTGGGTACGATGAAGCCTGCCTTATCGAGGCAAAAACCTGGCGAAAACTCAAATTTACAAAGAAAACAAAATATTTACTAATAGATTTTAAGGAGGATTTAATGATAGATCATTTACCTAAGGCAGCTATTTTTAGCTTAGTTGATGCAGTCGAATACGAAAAAGGCAAAATCGTGAGCAAAACGCTCGTAAAGAACGAAAACGGCTCGATGTCGCTGCTTAGTTTTGACACAGACCAAGAGCTCTCAACTCACGCAGCTCCAGGCGATGCACTACTTATCGCACTTGATGGCGAGATGAAGCTAACTATTGGTGATGAGCATTTTGATATCAAAAAAGGCGATACCATCGTGTTACCAGGCAAAATACCACACGGATTAAAGATAAAAGATAAATTTAAAATGCTCTTAATCGTAACCAAAGACAAAATGTAA
- a CDS encoding RDD family protein, translating into MSMQIVEKLEKEEISLAPFSKRVLAYSIDECIVSFLFLIIYWDAFLSVMSYDEARNLTLNFFWQIVALKIIYHAFFVWYYGASLGQMLTKTMCINVEILDRPNFISSLVRAIFRLVSEACFYLGFAWAFANSARQTWQDKIAKTVVINA; encoded by the coding sequence ATGAGTATGCAGATAGTTGAAAAACTTGAAAAAGAAGAAATTTCGCTAGCACCATTTTCAAAAAGAGTGCTAGCCTATTCAATTGATGAATGTATCGTTTCTTTTTTGTTTTTGATCATTTACTGGGATGCCTTTTTGTCGGTTATGAGCTATGATGAAGCCAGAAATTTGACTTTAAATTTCTTTTGGCAAATAGTCGCATTAAAGATTATATATCATGCATTTTTTGTTTGGTATTATGGTGCGAGTCTTGGGCAAATGCTAACAAAGACGATGTGCATTAATGTAGAAATTTTAGATAGACCAAATTTTATTTCAAGCTTGGTAAGAGCGATTTTTAGGTTGGTTAGCGAAGCTTGTTTTTATCTTGGTTTTGCATGGGCATTTGCAAATTCAGCTAGGCAGACTTGGCAAGACAAAATAGCAAAAACAGTGGTGATAAATGCGTAA
- a CDS encoding sodium:proton antiporter — protein MITAKFKDQLEAASKLIEILPKKELVDKKTIIVCMSLESVILTDAVCRSLNLSYEMLFSEPIPAPNNSECDVAIVSETEDIVLNDKLIKAFGISYDYIYGEAHRKYEEKILKNVYKYRKGNLIGELKDKNILLIDEGCETGMTALICIKTLLDVKVKSISYATPVIATDVFTNLNDMVDEIYTINKIVDFIDVDSYYEKKIEATSERIMSILEESPYYLPLQKQQGDKNNAI, from the coding sequence ATGATAACGGCTAAATTTAAGGATCAATTAGAAGCAGCTAGCAAACTAATTGAAATTTTGCCAAAAAAAGAGCTCGTAGATAAAAAGACGATAATCGTTTGTATGTCGCTTGAGTCAGTTATACTCACAGATGCAGTTTGTAGAAGTTTAAATTTAAGCTACGAGATGCTTTTTAGCGAGCCAATACCTGCGCCAAATAATAGCGAATGCGACGTTGCAATAGTTAGCGAGACAGAAGATATAGTATTAAATGATAAACTTATAAAAGCTTTTGGTATAAGCTATGACTATATTTACGGCGAAGCACATAGAAAATATGAAGAGAAAATTTTAAAAAATGTTTATAAATACCGAAAAGGAAATTTGATAGGAGAGCTAAAAGATAAAAATATTTTACTAATCGATGAGGGGTGCGAGACTGGTATGACGGCACTCATTTGCATAAAGACGTTGCTTGATGTGAAGGTAAAATCCATCTCATACGCAACGCCAGTGATTGCTACTGATGTCTTTACAAATTTAAATGATATGGTCGATGAAATTTACACGATAAATAAGATAGTCGATTTTATCGATGTGGATTCATATTACGAGAAAAAGATCGAAGCTACGAGTGAGCGTATCATGTCAATATTAGAAGAGAGCCCTTATTATTTGCCGTTACAAAAACAACAAGGAGATAAAAATAATGCAATATAG
- the nhaD gene encoding sodium:proton antiporter NhaD yields the protein MRFFGLLGLFFAMAFGADGETAAIDLTTTWAGILSLIIFVVGYFFIAAEENFHIDKAKPAIFIGTFMFLLIGVYMLINGMDVHSLEHEVNHLILEIAQIVFFLMVAMTFIEALIERDVFNALKYNLVSKGYTYRKLFWLTGILAFFISPVADNLTTALILSTVLLTIDRNNTNFLVAGAINIVVAANAGGAWSPFGDITTLMAWAAGKAPFVDFFALFPASIVGWFVTAFLLSRVVPSTAPHFDVANEPKVVMKKGGKAVIFIGAFTIFCAVMMHQLFHLPAMWGMMFGFSLLSLYTYYFKKAHKNEEPMHVFHYMSKIENNTLFFFFGILAAVGALHFAGFLNYAVSLYDKFGSTAVNIGVGFLSAIVDNVPVMSAVLKANPAMGADVGEAMSQWLLVTLTAGIGGSMISFGSAAGVGVMGKLKGIYTFGAHMKYAWMVVLGYIVSIIVWYVQFEIFHIYF from the coding sequence ATGAGGTTTTTTGGACTTCTAGGCTTGTTTTTCGCGATGGCTTTTGGTGCTGATGGAGAAACCGCAGCTATTGACTTAACTACTACATGGGCAGGAATTTTATCGCTTATAATTTTTGTTGTTGGATATTTTTTCATAGCAGCAGAAGAAAATTTCCATATCGACAAAGCAAAACCTGCTATCTTTATCGGCACGTTTATGTTCCTACTTATCGGTGTTTATATGCTTATAAATGGCATGGATGTGCATTCGCTTGAACATGAGGTAAATCACCTGATTTTAGAGATTGCTCAGATCGTATTTTTCTTGATGGTGGCGATGACATTTATCGAAGCACTTATCGAAAGAGACGTATTTAATGCACTTAAATATAATCTTGTATCAAAAGGCTATACTTATAGAAAGCTGTTTTGGCTAACTGGTATTTTGGCATTTTTTATAAGTCCAGTAGCTGATAATCTAACAACAGCGCTTATTCTTTCAACCGTTCTTCTAACAATAGATAGAAATAATACAAATTTCTTAGTTGCTGGTGCGATAAACATCGTCGTTGCAGCAAATGCAGGTGGAGCATGGAGTCCATTTGGCGATATCACTACGCTTATGGCTTGGGCTGCTGGAAAAGCACCATTTGTCGACTTTTTCGCACTTTTTCCAGCATCTATCGTAGGTTGGTTTGTAACGGCATTTTTACTTTCTCGCGTGGTGCCAAGTACTGCACCGCATTTTGATGTGGCAAACGAGCCAAAAGTGGTTATGAAAAAGGGCGGTAAAGCGGTTATTTTTATAGGTGCATTTACTATCTTTTGTGCAGTTATGATGCATCAGCTTTTCCACTTGCCAGCGATGTGGGGAATGATGTTTGGCTTCTCGCTACTTAGTCTTTATACTTACTATTTCAAAAAAGCTCACAAAAATGAAGAGCCAATGCATGTATTTCACTATATGTCAAAGATCGAAAACAACACACTATTTTTCTTCTTTGGAATTTTAGCTGCAGTTGGCGCTCTTCATTTTGCTGGATTTTTAAATTACGCTGTATCACTTTATGATAAATTTGGCTCAACTGCTGTAAATATCGGAGTTGGTTTCCTTTCAGCGATCGTTGATAACGTCCCTGTTATGTCAGCTGTTTTAAAAGCAAATCCAGCAATGGGAGCTGATGTAGGCGAGGCGATGAGTCAGTGGCTACTAGTGACACTAACTGCTGGTATCGGCGGTTCGATGATCAGCTTTGGTTCAGCAGCTGGTGTTGGAGTAATGGGTAAATTAAAAGGAATTTATACCTTTGGTGCACATATGAAATACGCTTGGATGGTGGTTTTAGGATATATCGTATCGATCATTGTTTGGTATGTGCAGTTTGAAATTTTTCATATCTATTTTTAA
- the guaA gene encoding glutamine-hydrolyzing GMP synthase: MNNTIIVLDFGSQYTQLIARRLREEGVYTEILPFNAKLSEIKAKEPKGIILSGGPASVYAKDAYFCDNGVFELNIPILGVCYGMQLLAHTHGAEVLAADQKEYGKAELNVIKEHELFKDTPSKQIVWMSHSDYVKDLPEGFEVIAISENSPYCAFGDDKRKFYAIQFHAEVQHSEYGTQILKNFAKYICGCESTWNMGSFAKNKIEEIRKTVGTHKVLCAVSGGVDSSVTAALLAAAVPENLILVFVDNGLLRTNEREQVEATFRTKLGVELVSIDASETFLGRLAGVVDPEKKRKIIGETFIEIFEQEAKKHGDVKFLAQGTLYTDIIESSVVGSSKTIKSHHNVGGLPDWMTFELIEPLREIFKDEVRKLGLELGLSRDLVFRHPFPGPGLAIRIMGEVNKPSLELLRKADVILRDELKSSGWYNKTWQAFCVLLNVNSVGVMGDNRTYENAVCVRVVDASDGMTASFSRLPYDLLENVSRRIINEVNGINRVVYDISSKPPSTIEWE, translated from the coding sequence ATGAACAATACGATTATAGTTTTGGATTTTGGTTCGCAGTACACTCAGCTAATAGCAAGAAGGCTAAGAGAAGAGGGCGTCTATACTGAAATTTTGCCATTTAATGCAAAGCTTAGTGAGATAAAGGCAAAAGAGCCAAAAGGTATCATTTTAAGTGGCGGTCCAGCTAGCGTTTATGCTAAAGATGCTTATTTTTGCGATAACGGCGTCTTTGAGCTAAATATCCCTATACTTGGCGTTTGCTACGGCATGCAGCTACTTGCTCACACACATGGGGCTGAGGTTTTAGCGGCTGATCAAAAAGAGTATGGCAAAGCAGAGCTTAACGTTATTAAAGAGCATGAGCTATTTAAAGATACACCTTCAAAACAAATCGTATGGATGAGTCATAGTGACTATGTAAAGGACTTGCCAGAGGGCTTTGAAGTGATCGCTATTAGTGAAAATTCGCCTTATTGTGCTTTTGGCGATGATAAACGCAAATTTTATGCGATCCAGTTTCACGCAGAAGTGCAACACAGCGAATACGGTACGCAAATTTTAAAGAATTTCGCTAAATATATCTGCGGTTGTGAGAGCACATGGAACATGGGAAGCTTCGCTAAAAATAAGATAGAAGAGATAAGAAAAACAGTAGGCACTCATAAGGTGCTTTGTGCAGTTAGCGGTGGTGTGGATAGCTCTGTGACTGCGGCACTTTTAGCGGCTGCTGTACCTGAAAATTTGATCCTTGTCTTTGTTGATAACGGACTTCTTAGAACGAATGAACGAGAGCAGGTTGAAGCTACATTTAGAACAAAGCTTGGCGTTGAGCTAGTTAGCATAGATGCGAGCGAGACCTTTCTTGGTCGCTTAGCTGGTGTGGTTGATCCTGAGAAAAAGCGCAAGATCATAGGTGAGACCTTTATAGAAATTTTTGAGCAAGAGGCTAAAAAGCACGGCGATGTGAAATTTTTAGCTCAAGGCACTCTTTATACCGACATTATTGAAAGCTCCGTAGTTGGCTCAAGTAAGACGATAAAGAGCCACCACAATGTTGGTGGGTTGCCTGATTGGATGACATTTGAGCTAATAGAGCCGCTAAGAGAAATTTTTAAAGATGAGGTTAGAAAGCTAGGTCTTGAGCTTGGGCTAAGCCGTGATTTAGTATTCCGCCATCCTTTCCCAGGACCAGGCCTTGCTATCCGCATAATGGGTGAAGTAAATAAACCAAGCCTAGAACTACTTCGAAAAGCGGACGTGATCTTACGCGATGAGCTAAAAAGTAGTGGCTGGTATAACAAAACTTGGCAGGCGTTCTGCGTACTTTTAAATGTAAATTCTGTTGGTGTTATGGGGGATAACCGTACTTATGAAAACGCTGTTTGTGTGCGTGTGGTCGATGCGAGCGATGGCATGACTGCAAGTTTTTCAAGGCTTCCTTATGATCTACTTGAAAACGTAAGCCGCCGCATCATAAACGAGGTAAACGGCATAAACCGCGTAGTTTACGATATCTCAAGTAAGCCACCTTCAACTATTGAGTGGGAATAG
- the purD gene encoding phosphoribosylamine--glycine ligase — MNILIIGSGGREYAIALKLKSEKNINLYFAPGNGATSRLGENLNIKDFHKLAEFAKKNSIELTIVGPEAPLSEGVVDIFKKEGLLIFGPSKAAARLEASKAYMKDFLARNNIKTARYLNTDDKEKAFKFIDTLSAPMVVKADGLCAGKGVIIANSKEGAKEAVSDMLSGASFGEAGKFVVVEEFLDGFELSFFAICDGENFVSLPVAQDHKRLLDNDEGPNTGGMGAYAPSPLASKELIKRVEEEIVKPTLNGMKNEGSPFCGVLFVGLMIVKNEPYVLEFNVRFGDPECEVLMPLIDGNLSEILLNAAKGELKPISLKDEFAVGVVMASKDYPYKSSPKAKISVLNDVKDAHIAYAGVSEQGGEIYADGGRVLVCVATAKSIKEARDRAYELCENVKFDGAHYRKDIAWQALK, encoded by the coding sequence ATGAATATTCTCATAATAGGAAGTGGCGGCCGCGAATACGCCATTGCTCTAAAACTAAAAAGCGAAAAAAATATAAATTTATACTTTGCGCCTGGAAATGGTGCGACCTCACGCCTTGGCGAGAATTTAAACATAAAAGACTTTCATAAACTAGCTGAATTTGCTAAAAAAAATAGTATTGAGCTAACTATCGTGGGACCTGAAGCACCTCTTAGCGAAGGCGTGGTGGATATATTTAAAAAAGAGGGTTTGCTCATCTTTGGACCAAGCAAAGCAGCTGCTAGACTCGAGGCTAGCAAGGCCTATATGAAGGACTTTTTAGCTAGAAATAATATAAAAACTGCAAGATATTTAAACACAGACGATAAAGAAAAAGCATTTAAATTTATTGATACCCTAAGCGCGCCGATGGTCGTAAAGGCCGATGGCCTTTGTGCTGGAAAAGGCGTTATAATCGCAAACTCTAAAGAGGGGGCCAAAGAGGCAGTTAGTGACATGCTAAGCGGAGCCAGCTTTGGCGAGGCTGGTAAATTTGTGGTGGTTGAAGAGTTTTTAGATGGCTTTGAGCTGAGCTTTTTTGCTATTTGTGACGGCGAAAATTTTGTAAGCTTGCCAGTGGCACAAGACCACAAACGCTTGCTTGATAATGACGAAGGTCCAAATACTGGCGGTATGGGTGCTTATGCTCCAAGTCCGCTTGCTTCAAAAGAACTTATAAAAAGGGTCGAAGAAGAGATTGTAAAGCCAACTTTAAATGGGATGAAAAACGAGGGCAGTCCGTTTTGTGGAGTACTTTTTGTGGGACTGATGATCGTGAAAAATGAGCCTTATGTGCTTGAGTTTAACGTGAGGTTTGGCGATCCTGAGTGCGAGGTTTTGATGCCATTAATTGACGGAAATTTAAGCGAAATTTTACTAAATGCTGCAAAGGGCGAACTAAAGCCTATTAGTTTAAAAGATGAATTTGCAGTTGGTGTCGTAATGGCTAGTAAGGACTATCCGTATAAAAGTAGTCCAAAAGCTAAAATTTCAGTTTTAAATGATGTAAAAGATGCTCACATCGCTTATGCTGGTGTTAGTGAGCAAGGCGGAGAAATTTATGCAGATGGTGGCAGAGTATTAGTCTGCGTGGCCACTGCGAAGAGTATAAAAGAGGCACGTGATAGAGCTTATGAGCTTTGCGAAAATGTAAAATTTGACGGAGCACATTATAGAAAAGATATTGCCTGGCAGGCATTAAAATGA
- a CDS encoding uroporphyrinogen-III synthase has translation MRKIYLVSNTKTADESVINLSVSRIEFLKFDLNLSEFDLLVATSKNAFNALKFNEISALENLPVFSIASGCAAAAKGLGFTQIYTGQNAHGDDFAREILPLLKGKKVLYLKGKDSASNFLEILQDGGVNIKAIVAYKNVLNHCKIELKPPKGSILIFASPINVRNFLSNFGWDESYQTISIGRVTAKELKFTKPIVSQNQDINACIALAKTLF, from the coding sequence TTGCGTAAAATTTATCTTGTCTCAAACACAAAAACTGCTGATGAGAGCGTCATAAATTTAAGTGTTAGTAGGATTGAATTTTTAAAATTTGATCTGAATTTGAGTGAATTTGACCTGCTTGTAGCAACTTCAAAAAATGCCTTCAATGCTTTAAAATTTAATGAGATCAGCGCGCTAGAAAATTTGCCAGTTTTTTCCATAGCAAGTGGCTGTGCGGCGGCTGCAAAGGGGCTCGGTTTTACTCAAATTTACACTGGGCAAAATGCTCACGGGGATGACTTTGCAAGAGAAATTTTACCACTTTTAAAGGGCAAAAAGGTTCTTTATCTAAAAGGTAAAGATAGCGCTTCAAATTTTTTGGAAATTTTGCAAGATGGTGGCGTAAATATAAAAGCAATTGTTGCTTATAAAAACGTTTTAAACCATTGTAAAATAGAGCTAAAACCGCCAAAGGGTAGCATTTTGATATTTGCATCTCCGATAAATGTAAGAAATTTCCTTAGTAATTTTGGCTGGGACGAGAGCTATCAGACGATAAGCATCGGAAGGGTTACCGCAAAAGAGTTAAAATTTACTAAGCCAATAGTAAGCCAAAATCAAGATATAAACGCTTGTATCGCACTTGCCAAAACGTTATTTTAA